A window of the Candidatus Tectomicrobia bacterium genome harbors these coding sequences:
- a CDS encoding DUF503 domain-containing protein → MATMGLLTVDLQIYESASLKAKRKIVQSIVTRLRQRFNVSVAELDFQDKWQICRIGVGAVANDGRFLDSQLRKALDAIEGMGLAVVTDFTIEIV, encoded by the coding sequence ATGGCTACCATGGGCCTCCTGACCGTGGACCTGCAGATATACGAAAGCGCCTCCCTCAAGGCCAAGCGGAAAATCGTCCAGTCCATCGTCACGCGCCTGCGCCAGCGCTTCAACGTCTCGGTGGCCGAACTGGACTTCCAGGACAAGTGGCAGATCTGCCGCATCGGGGTCGGCGCGGTCGCCAACGACGGGAGGTTCCTCGACAGCCAGCTCCGCAAGGCCCTCGACGCAATCGAGGGGATGGGGCTGGCCGTCGTCACGGACTTCACCATCGAGATCGTGTAG